A DNA window from Mycolicibacter hiberniae contains the following coding sequences:
- a CDS encoding adenylate/guanylate cyclase domain-containing protein: MPFDNREGSRCVDSAPSTPATATEQRLYRRLAARLSIKTKMVIILLLTSIASVGVVGFVELQYGATQLQHAATKMLVQARESQRRAVTALFADMTDSLVVFSGGVTAATALKAFSAGFDELGSAVVTPEQQRAIVAHYRDNFTKALAERTGEQADVPALLPDSNAQRYLQAHYTARFTGDATKPGGAGDGSAWSAANAQFDDAFSEVVELNGYRDALLLDARGNVVYSVNKGVDLGTNVLSGPYRESGLREAYRKALGANAVNFVWITDFQQYQPALDEPIAWLVSPVGTQGTVEGVLALALPSAKISRVMTADRDWEAAGLGHTTETYLAGPDDLMRSDSRMFLEDPDRYRREVVAAGTSEATVDRALRLGTTTIVQPVGGPGLQAAHRGQTGTLTAGYDYLGNRELTAYAPLTVPNSDLQWSILATREYSEAYSAVTAFSRRVVLATTAVIFAICVLAMVFARLLLRPIRRLQEAAQRISAGDYSAVVPVRTADEIGDLTRAFNDMSHSLRTKEEMLTAQRRQNDELMLSLMPEPLVRRYRGGEQAIADEHHNVSIVYAELQGIGHLSAEVGASELVTIVDDLVRQFDAAAEAVGVERIRTMYNSYLAGCGLTTPRLDGVHRIVEFACEMQRIVDRFAIESGYRLSLWAGVTSGEVVSGLVGRSGVTYDLWGSAVNDAYLLRRQTPDSGIYVTAAVRDMLGDTEEFVPAGSGDGGERVWRLASRSSEAT, encoded by the coding sequence ATGCCATTCGACAACCGCGAAGGGAGCCGCTGCGTGGACTCGGCACCGTCGACACCGGCCACGGCCACCGAACAGCGTCTGTACCGGCGTCTGGCGGCCAGGCTGAGTATCAAGACGAAGATGGTGATCATCTTGCTGTTGACCAGCATCGCCTCGGTTGGCGTGGTGGGGTTCGTCGAGCTTCAGTATGGCGCAACGCAATTGCAGCACGCGGCTACCAAAATGCTGGTGCAGGCCCGGGAGTCGCAGCGCCGCGCGGTCACCGCGTTGTTCGCCGACATGACCGATTCGCTGGTGGTGTTCAGCGGGGGAGTGACGGCGGCCACCGCGCTCAAGGCGTTCTCCGCGGGGTTCGACGAACTCGGCAGCGCCGTGGTCACTCCCGAGCAGCAACGCGCCATCGTTGCCCACTATCGGGACAACTTCACCAAGGCGCTGGCCGAGCGGACCGGCGAGCAGGCCGATGTCCCGGCACTGCTGCCCGACTCCAACGCGCAGCGTTACCTGCAGGCGCACTACACCGCGCGATTCACCGGGGACGCGACGAAACCCGGCGGCGCCGGCGACGGCAGTGCCTGGTCGGCGGCGAACGCCCAATTCGACGATGCGTTCTCCGAAGTCGTCGAACTCAACGGCTACCGCGACGCCCTGCTGCTGGACGCCCGGGGCAACGTGGTCTACTCGGTCAACAAGGGCGTGGACCTGGGCACCAACGTGCTCTCCGGCCCCTACCGCGAGTCCGGGTTGCGCGAGGCCTACCGCAAAGCGCTGGGCGCCAATGCGGTCAACTTCGTGTGGATCACCGATTTCCAGCAGTACCAGCCCGCCCTGGACGAACCCATCGCCTGGCTGGTGTCGCCGGTCGGTACCCAGGGCACGGTCGAGGGCGTGCTGGCCCTGGCCCTGCCCAGTGCCAAGATCTCCCGGGTCATGACCGCCGACCGCGACTGGGAAGCCGCCGGGCTGGGGCATACGACCGAGACCTATCTGGCCGGTCCGGATGATCTGATGCGTTCGGATTCCCGCATGTTCCTCGAGGACCCCGACCGGTACCGCCGGGAGGTGGTGGCAGCGGGGACCTCGGAGGCGACGGTGGACCGCGCGCTGCGACTGGGGACCACCACCATCGTCCAGCCGGTCGGGGGTCCGGGATTGCAGGCCGCCCACCGGGGCCAGACCGGCACGCTCACCGCCGGGTACGACTATCTGGGGAACCGGGAGTTGACCGCCTACGCGCCGCTGACGGTGCCCAATTCCGACCTGCAGTGGTCGATCCTGGCGACGCGGGAGTATTCCGAGGCGTACTCCGCTGTGACCGCGTTCAGCAGGAGAGTGGTGCTGGCGACCACCGCGGTCATCTTCGCCATCTGTGTGCTGGCGATGGTGTTCGCCCGGCTTCTCCTGCGACCGATCCGGCGGCTGCAGGAAGCCGCACAGCGGATCAGCGCCGGTGATTACAGTGCCGTGGTGCCGGTCCGGACGGCTGATGAGATCGGAGATCTGACCAGGGCGTTCAACGATATGAGCCACAGCCTGCGCACCAAGGAGGAGATGCTCACCGCGCAGCGCAGGCAGAACGACGAGCTGATGTTGTCGCTGATGCCCGAACCCCTGGTGCGGCGTTACCGCGGAGGTGAGCAGGCCATCGCCGACGAGCATCACAACGTCAGCATCGTCTACGCCGAGTTGCAGGGTATCGGGCACTTGTCCGCCGAGGTGGGTGCGAGCGAGCTGGTGACGATCGTCGACGACCTGGTGCGGCAGTTTGATGCCGCGGCCGAAGCCGTTGGCGTCGAGCGAATCCGGACCATGTACAACAGCTATCTCGCCGGCTGCGGGCTTACCACCCCCCGGCTGGACGGCGTGCACCGCATCGTCGAATTCGCCTGCGAGATGCAGCGCATCGTGGATCGGTTCGCCATCGAATCCGGTTACCGGCTGAGCCTATGGGCCGGCGTCACCTCCGGAGAGGTCGTCAGTGGCCTGGTGGGTCGGTCCGGCGTCACCTATGACCTGTGGGGATCGGCAGTCAACGATGCCTACCTGCTGCGCAGGCAAACACCGGATTCCGGGATCTACGTGACCGCCGCGGTGCGCGACATGCTCGGCGACACCGAGGAGTTCGTGCCCGCGGGCAGCGGTGACGGCGGGGAGCGGGTCTGGAGATTGGCCTCGAGATCGTCCGAGGCGACGTGA
- a CDS encoding mechanosensitive ion channel domain-containing protein codes for MNVFGPWLYWAIGVGIGFPAGLILLTEWHGALARRDSFLARPVALARNYLLPLAALLVLLANVAGVPAQDPTLRVIYTAFGLVLLVLVLSVLDVTVFQSAPTSSWRGRLPTIFVDVARFLLIGAGLALTLSLVWGAKIGGLFTALGVTSVVIGLMLQNSVGQIVSGLFMLFEQPFRIGDWLSTPAARGRVVEVNWRAVHINTAEGLQVTPNSVLASTSFTNISRSGGEHRVSITTTFAVGDPPDRVCALLSRVAAELPLSTGAADSAALGGGQYRTTIAVDSPHDDSAVQATFLRWLWYASRREGLHLDDAEDDFATPERVAEALRMVVAPVLRLTDADQQALVPHARMVRYAGDEPLQRVGQVPTAMTFLTDGAVRLTAADPAVPDTTLRRGGFLGVTTLTRQSSQFDARALQEVTAVVIDREHIEDLVTAKPLLLQELGRIIDQRRRVPAEDRGRFT; via the coding sequence GTGAACGTCTTCGGTCCGTGGCTGTATTGGGCGATCGGGGTCGGCATCGGCTTCCCCGCGGGCCTGATCCTGCTCACCGAATGGCATGGGGCGCTGGCCCGAAGAGACAGCTTTTTGGCCCGGCCCGTAGCGCTGGCCCGCAATTATCTGCTGCCCCTGGCGGCGCTGCTGGTGTTGCTGGCGAATGTGGCCGGTGTACCGGCACAGGATCCGACGTTACGGGTCATCTACACCGCGTTCGGCCTGGTGCTGCTGGTCCTGGTGCTCTCGGTGCTCGACGTCACGGTCTTCCAGAGCGCCCCCACAAGTTCCTGGCGAGGCCGGCTACCGACCATTTTCGTCGACGTGGCCCGGTTCCTGCTGATCGGTGCGGGGCTGGCCCTGACCCTGTCCCTGGTCTGGGGGGCCAAGATCGGCGGGCTGTTCACCGCGCTGGGCGTGACGTCGGTGGTCATCGGCCTGATGCTGCAGAACTCGGTCGGCCAGATCGTCTCCGGCCTGTTCATGCTCTTCGAGCAGCCGTTCCGGATCGGGGACTGGTTGTCCACGCCCGCCGCGCGCGGCCGCGTCGTCGAGGTGAACTGGCGCGCCGTGCACATCAACACGGCTGAGGGGCTGCAGGTCACACCCAACTCCGTGCTGGCGTCCACCTCGTTCACCAACATCAGCCGTTCGGGCGGCGAGCACCGGGTGTCGATAACCACGACGTTCGCTGTCGGCGACCCGCCGGACCGGGTATGTGCGCTGCTGTCGCGCGTTGCCGCCGAACTGCCGCTGAGCACCGGAGCGGCGGATTCGGCGGCCCTGGGTGGCGGCCAGTACCGCACCACGATCGCGGTGGACTCCCCGCACGACGACAGCGCGGTGCAGGCCACCTTCCTGCGGTGGTTGTGGTACGCCTCCCGCCGCGAGGGACTGCACCTCGACGACGCCGAAGACGATTTCGCCACGCCCGAGCGCGTCGCCGAGGCGCTGCGCATGGTCGTGGCGCCGGTGCTGCGGCTGACCGACGCCGACCAGCAGGCTCTGGTGCCGCACGCCCGGATGGTCCGCTACGCCGGCGACGAGCCGCTGCAGCGGGTTGGTCAGGTGCCGACCGCCATGACGTTCCTCACCGACGGCGCAGTCCGGCTCACCGCCGCAGATCCGGCCGTGCCGGACACCACACTGCGCCGGGGCGGGTTCCTCGGCGTCACCACGCTGACCCGCCAGTCCAGTCAGTTCGACGCGCGCGCATTGCAGGAAGTGACCGCGGTGGTCATCGACCGCGAGCACATCGAGGATCTGGTGACGGCCAAGCCGCTGCTGTTACAGGAACTGGGCCGCATCATCGATCAGCGACGGCGGGTGCCGGCCGAAGACCGGGGCCGTTTTACCTGA
- a CDS encoding glutamate-5-semialdehyde dehydrogenase, with amino-acid sequence MSVPVLPDLRQEVHDAARRARIASRSLTALSTAAKNSALNAAADALLAHADDILAANERDVAAARAAGTPEAMLDRLALSKSRVDGIAAGLRQVAGLPDPVGEVLRGYTLPNGLLLRQQRVPLGVVGMVYEGRPNVTVDAFGLTLKSGNAALLRGSSSAAHSNQALVDVLRGALVDEDLPADAVQLLSSADRATVTHLIQARGLVDVVIPRGGAGLIEAVVRDALVPTIETGVGNCHVYIHEAADLDVAEQVLLNSKTRRPSVCNAAETLLIDQAIAAEAVPRLVDALSAAGVAVHGDADAAAAEDHLRREYLAMDIALSVVDGLEDAIDHINEYGTGHTEAIVTTNMAAAQRFSEQVDAAAVMVNASTAFTDGEQFGFGAEIGISTQKLHARGPMGLPELTSTKWIVWGDGHTRPA; translated from the coding sequence ATGAGCGTCCCCGTGCTTCCCGACCTGCGCCAAGAGGTCCATGACGCCGCCCGGCGGGCAAGGATCGCCTCGCGCTCCCTCACGGCGTTGTCCACCGCGGCCAAGAACAGTGCGCTGAACGCCGCAGCGGATGCGCTGCTGGCCCATGCCGATGACATCCTGGCCGCCAACGAGCGTGACGTCGCCGCCGCCCGGGCCGCGGGCACACCCGAGGCCATGCTGGACCGGCTCGCGCTGTCGAAGTCCCGCGTCGACGGGATCGCCGCGGGGCTGCGTCAGGTAGCCGGTCTGCCCGATCCGGTCGGTGAGGTGTTGCGCGGCTACACCCTGCCCAACGGCCTGCTCCTGCGTCAGCAGCGCGTCCCACTGGGCGTGGTGGGCATGGTCTACGAGGGTCGGCCCAACGTCACAGTCGACGCATTCGGGCTGACGCTGAAGTCCGGCAACGCCGCACTGCTGCGCGGCAGTTCCTCGGCAGCCCATTCCAACCAGGCCCTGGTGGATGTGCTGCGCGGCGCGCTGGTGGATGAGGACCTGCCCGCCGACGCCGTGCAGCTGCTGTCGTCGGCCGACCGCGCCACCGTCACCCACCTGATCCAGGCCCGCGGACTGGTCGACGTGGTGATCCCGCGCGGCGGCGCGGGCCTGATCGAAGCCGTGGTGCGCGACGCGTTGGTGCCGACCATCGAGACCGGCGTCGGTAACTGCCACGTCTACATCCATGAGGCCGCCGACCTCGACGTCGCCGAGCAGGTGTTGCTCAACTCCAAGACCCGCCGGCCCAGCGTCTGCAACGCCGCCGAGACACTGCTGATCGACCAGGCCATCGCCGCCGAGGCGGTGCCCCGGCTGGTGGATGCGTTGAGCGCCGCCGGGGTAGCGGTGCACGGCGACGCCGACGCAGCCGCCGCCGAAGACCACCTGCGGCGCGAATACCTCGCGATGGACATCGCGCTGTCGGTGGTCGACGGGCTTGAGGACGCGATCGACCACATCAACGAGTACGGCACCGGCCACACCGAAGCCATCGTCACCACCAATATGGCCGCGGCGCAGCGATTCAGCGAGCAGGTCGACGCCGCCGCCGTCATGGTCAACGCCTCGACGGCCTTCACCGACGGCGAACAGTTCGGCTTCGGCGCCGAGATCGGCATCTCCACCCAGAAACTGCACGCCCGTGGCCCGATGGGCCTGCCGGAGCTGACGTCGACCAAATGGATCGTGTGGGGTGACGGCCACACCCGTCCCGCTTAA
- a CDS encoding AAA family ATPase, whose protein sequence is MDNPTTPVQHASLFSDIDDVARRLAETGYLADTATTTAVFLADRLGKPLLVEGPAGVGKTELARAVAAATGAGLVRLQCYEGVDEARALYEWNHAKQILRIQSGNTAGTGGDWDDTKVDVFSEEFLLSRPLLTAIRRTDPTVLLVDETDKADIEIEGLLLEVLSDFAVTVPELGTITATRTPFTVLTSNATRELSEALKRRCLFLHIDFPDPDLERRILLSRVPELPEHLAAELVRIIGVLRGMQLKKLPSVAETIDWGRTILALGMDTIDDATVAATLGVVLKHQSDQVRASGELRLN, encoded by the coding sequence ATGGACAACCCCACCACCCCCGTGCAGCACGCCTCGCTGTTCTCCGACATCGACGACGTGGCGCGCCGGCTGGCCGAGACCGGCTACCTGGCCGACACCGCCACCACCACCGCGGTGTTCCTCGCCGACCGGCTGGGCAAGCCCCTGCTGGTGGAGGGCCCGGCCGGGGTCGGCAAAACCGAACTTGCGCGTGCGGTGGCCGCGGCCACCGGCGCCGGGCTGGTGCGGCTGCAGTGCTACGAGGGCGTCGACGAGGCCCGGGCGCTCTATGAGTGGAACCACGCCAAGCAGATTCTCCGGATCCAGTCCGGCAACACCGCCGGTACGGGCGGCGACTGGGACGACACCAAGGTGGACGTGTTCTCCGAGGAGTTCTTGTTGTCGCGTCCCCTGCTGACGGCGATCCGGCGTACCGATCCGACGGTGCTGCTGGTGGACGAGACCGACAAGGCCGACATCGAGATCGAGGGCCTGCTGCTGGAGGTGTTGTCCGACTTCGCGGTCACGGTGCCGGAACTGGGCACCATCACCGCCACGCGCACCCCGTTCACGGTGCTGACCTCCAACGCCACCCGGGAACTGTCCGAGGCGCTCAAGCGCCGCTGCCTGTTCCTGCACATCGACTTCCCCGACCCCGACCTGGAACGCCGCATCCTGCTGTCGCGGGTGCCGGAGCTGCCCGAGCACCTGGCGGCCGAGTTGGTGCGCATCATCGGGGTGCTGCGCGGCATGCAGCTCAAGAAGCTGCCGTCGGTCGCCGAAACCATCGACTGGGGCCGCACCATCCTGGCCCTGGGCATGGACACCATCGACGACGCCACCGTCGCGGCGACCCTGGGAGTGGTGCTCAAGCACCAATCAGATCAGGTGCGGGCATCCGGAGAATTGCGACTGAACTGA
- a CDS encoding vWA domain-containing protein: protein MMVRRIHPAQPLAPHGIPGHLVGFVEALRAQGISVGPSETVDAGRVLTVIGLGDREVLREGLACAVLRRPDHRDTYDAMFDLWFPAALGGRTVVLSDDPQSADDLPLPEDAEDMRAMLVDLLTANPDLADTDPRLSAMIAAIVGAYGQYRSSRGPSYSAYQALKALALDELEGKLLAGLLAPYGEEPSPTQEQIAKAMAAQRIAALRKLVDSETKRRTAEQLGREHVQMYGIPQLSENVEFLRASGEQLRQMRRVVAPLARTLATRLAARRRRSRAGTIDLRKTLRKSMSTGGVPIDVVLRKPRPARPELVVLCDVSGSVAGFSHFTLLLVHALRQQFSRVRVFAFIDTTDEVTHLFGPDADLAVAIQRITRESGVYTRDGHSDYGNAFVSFAENYPNVVSPRSALLVLGDGRTNYRDPGVQVLSHLVTASRHAHWLNPEPEHLWGSGDSAIPRYREVIPMHECRSAKQLAGVIDALLPV, encoded by the coding sequence CTGATGGTGCGCCGCATCCACCCAGCGCAGCCGCTTGCCCCGCACGGGATTCCGGGCCACCTGGTGGGGTTCGTGGAAGCCCTGCGGGCGCAGGGGATTTCGGTAGGGCCGTCGGAGACCGTCGACGCCGGCCGGGTGCTCACCGTGATCGGGCTGGGGGACCGGGAGGTGTTGCGGGAGGGTTTGGCCTGCGCGGTGCTGCGCCGACCCGATCACCGCGACACCTACGACGCCATGTTCGACCTGTGGTTTCCCGCCGCCCTGGGCGGGCGCACCGTGGTGCTGTCCGACGATCCGCAGTCAGCCGATGACCTGCCGCTGCCAGAGGACGCCGAGGACATGCGGGCAATGCTGGTCGACCTGCTGACGGCGAATCCCGACCTCGCCGACACCGATCCGCGGCTGTCGGCCATGATCGCCGCGATCGTCGGGGCCTACGGGCAGTACCGTTCGAGCCGCGGCCCGTCCTACTCGGCCTACCAGGCACTCAAGGCGCTGGCGCTCGACGAGCTGGAGGGCAAGCTGCTGGCCGGGCTGCTGGCCCCCTACGGCGAGGAGCCCAGCCCCACTCAGGAACAGATCGCCAAGGCGATGGCCGCGCAGCGGATCGCCGCGCTGCGCAAGCTCGTCGACTCCGAGACCAAGCGGCGTACCGCCGAACAGCTGGGACGCGAACACGTGCAGATGTACGGCATCCCGCAACTGAGCGAGAACGTCGAGTTCCTCCGTGCGTCCGGGGAGCAGCTGCGCCAGATGCGACGGGTGGTGGCGCCGTTGGCGCGGACCCTGGCAACGCGGCTGGCCGCACGCCGGCGGCGCTCCCGCGCCGGCACCATCGACTTGCGCAAGACATTGCGCAAGTCGATGTCCACCGGCGGGGTTCCGATCGACGTGGTGCTGCGCAAGCCGCGCCCCGCCCGCCCCGAACTGGTGGTGTTGTGCGATGTGTCCGGCTCGGTCGCCGGGTTCAGCCACTTCACCTTGCTGCTGGTTCACGCGCTGCGCCAACAGTTTTCCCGCGTGCGGGTCTTTGCGTTCATCGACACCACCGACGAGGTCACGCACCTGTTCGGGCCGGACGCCGACCTGGCGGTGGCCATTCAGCGGATCACACGGGAGTCCGGGGTCTACACCCGCGACGGCCACTCCGATTACGGCAACGCCTTCGTCTCGTTTGCCGAGAACTATCCCAACGTGGTGTCGCCGCGCAGCGCGCTGCTGGTACTCGGGGACGGACGGACGAACTACCGCGATCCCGGGGTGCAGGTGCTGTCGCATCTGGTGACCGCCAGCAGGCACGCGCACTGGCTCAACCCCGAGCCCGAGCATCTTTGGGGCAGCGGCGATTCGGCGATACCGCGCTACCGCGAGGTGATCCCCATGCACGAGTGCCGCTCGGCCAAGCAGCTCGCCGGGGTCATCGACGCCCTGCTGCCGGTCTAG
- a CDS encoding helix-turn-helix transcriptional regulator gives MVGRDDEMRLGLATLGPDSEYRGVGLVGESGVGKSTLARALGARLAETGRNVRSVLGTQTGRDVPLGAFSRSVTVDMAPEPAAMLQVAHKNIAAVNNPVVIVDDAHLLDPLSATLVYQMAAERTAQLIVVVPSGATLLDAVTALFKERLLLNLHIGRFTREQTAELTCRVLGGVVSPAMISDLHNRSAGNPLYLGGILRAGRESGLLVHDDDGWQIKGALQADQELSDLIAFRLQALKPKELEALQILATAELLDWEVFRELCSVEAVSALEHHRLIRLVSDGAGTVAQVTYPLLGEAVLEGAGVARSRQLNGVLCQAFNKYLQESGSRLQIPDLRGRIRMAQFMIHSDLKPDLDLILNAAVDAAAMSNLRHAEELARFAFDRGGGLPAALVLGEVLVWQGRGQDAEAVLAQVSLDGADDTSLVLWACTRALNLFWNCGETESGRRILAEVRDRARSEASAATVQALELAFAFFTGDITATIRSGPPLCEAHVPAIATALTALPTAHALAKAGQFGATATIAQAGLQAAANSHAGMVRFGIGIAEVMALVTAGDLPTAERVAERYLTMAAGIPEPDAMAKLLSGVVHLASGRLPLACSLFQDSARVLSSAAPKLWPMLANAWATHAQAARGNAATAASAALRRCEAVYGPQIAVFLPELELARAWERVAHSQISDGRMHALRAAQVARRSGMLAVEMRALHTAVRFGDRTQADRLAELAEALAAPLPDAVAAHARGLANRDADLLSTTSDRFAAMGASALAADAAAQASLEYGHTGERGKQLESATRARRLAGQGDIHTPAVEAVSQPLPITDREREIAALVAAGLSNRKIADRLSVSVRTVDGHLYRIFAKLGIERRDELVRLLSRPQAGT, from the coding sequence CTGGTCGGCCGCGACGATGAAATGCGCCTAGGGCTGGCGACGCTCGGTCCCGATTCGGAGTATCGGGGCGTCGGGTTGGTAGGCGAAAGCGGAGTGGGCAAATCGACTCTGGCCCGTGCGCTCGGTGCGCGGCTGGCCGAAACCGGGCGCAATGTGCGGTCTGTGCTGGGCACCCAGACGGGCCGCGACGTACCGCTGGGGGCGTTCTCCCGATCAGTGACCGTCGATATGGCCCCCGAACCGGCAGCGATGTTACAGGTGGCGCACAAGAACATTGCCGCGGTGAACAACCCGGTGGTCATTGTCGATGACGCTCACCTGCTCGATCCACTGTCGGCCACGCTGGTCTATCAGATGGCGGCTGAACGCACCGCACAACTGATCGTGGTGGTCCCGTCCGGCGCGACTCTGCTGGATGCCGTGACTGCATTGTTCAAAGAACGGCTGCTTTTGAACCTGCACATCGGCCGGTTCACCCGCGAACAGACCGCCGAACTGACCTGCCGCGTACTCGGCGGTGTCGTCAGCCCGGCGATGATCAGCGATTTGCACAACCGAAGTGCGGGAAATCCGTTGTACTTGGGTGGAATTCTGCGGGCCGGCCGGGAAAGCGGCCTCCTGGTGCACGACGACGACGGCTGGCAGATCAAGGGCGCACTGCAGGCCGACCAGGAACTGTCCGACCTCATTGCGTTTCGGCTGCAGGCGCTGAAGCCCAAAGAACTCGAGGCGCTGCAGATTCTGGCGACAGCAGAATTGCTGGACTGGGAGGTCTTCCGCGAGCTGTGCTCGGTCGAGGCGGTTTCCGCCCTGGAGCATCATCGGTTGATCCGACTGGTTTCCGACGGAGCGGGGACCGTGGCGCAGGTGACCTACCCCTTGCTCGGCGAGGCGGTGCTCGAAGGTGCCGGGGTGGCGCGTTCGCGCCAGCTCAACGGCGTGTTGTGCCAGGCGTTCAACAAATACTTACAGGAAAGCGGGAGCCGTCTGCAGATACCCGACCTGCGCGGCAGAATCCGGATGGCCCAGTTCATGATTCACAGCGATCTGAAACCCGACCTGGACCTGATTCTCAACGCGGCGGTGGATGCCGCGGCCATGTCGAACCTCCGCCACGCCGAAGAGCTGGCACGGTTCGCCTTCGACCGTGGCGGGGGTCTGCCGGCCGCGCTGGTCCTCGGCGAAGTCCTGGTCTGGCAGGGCCGGGGCCAGGACGCGGAGGCGGTTCTCGCCCAGGTCAGCCTGGACGGTGCCGACGATACGTCGCTTGTCCTATGGGCGTGCACACGTGCGCTGAACCTGTTCTGGAACTGCGGCGAAACCGAATCCGGCCGCCGCATCCTGGCCGAGGTCCGGGACCGCGCCCGCTCCGAGGCGAGCGCCGCAACGGTCCAGGCGCTCGAGTTGGCTTTCGCGTTCTTCACCGGCGACATCACCGCGACGATCCGGAGCGGGCCGCCGCTGTGTGAGGCGCACGTACCGGCGATCGCCACAGCCCTGACCGCTCTTCCGACCGCGCACGCGCTGGCCAAAGCGGGACAGTTCGGCGCGACCGCCACAATCGCCCAAGCGGGATTGCAGGCTGCGGCAAACAGTCACGCGGGAATGGTCCGATTCGGCATCGGTATCGCCGAGGTCATGGCACTGGTCACCGCGGGTGATCTTCCGACCGCCGAGCGGGTCGCCGAGCGCTATCTCACGATGGCCGCCGGCATCCCGGAACCCGATGCGATGGCCAAGCTGCTGTCCGGTGTGGTACACCTGGCCAGCGGGCGACTCCCGCTGGCGTGCTCGCTGTTTCAGGATTCAGCGCGGGTGTTGTCGAGTGCCGCCCCGAAGCTGTGGCCGATGCTTGCCAATGCCTGGGCCACCCACGCCCAAGCAGCGCGAGGCAACGCCGCAACGGCGGCCTCGGCCGCCCTGCGACGCTGTGAAGCGGTCTACGGGCCGCAGATCGCCGTTTTCCTACCGGAACTGGAGCTGGCCCGCGCGTGGGAAAGGGTGGCGCATAGCCAGATCTCCGACGGCCGGATGCACGCCTTGCGGGCCGCCCAGGTCGCGCGCCGCTCCGGGATGCTCGCTGTTGAGATGCGCGCGCTGCACACCGCCGTCCGGTTCGGCGACCGGACCCAGGCCGACCGGCTGGCTGAGCTCGCCGAGGCATTGGCCGCGCCGTTGCCGGATGCGGTCGCTGCGCATGCGCGCGGCCTCGCCAACCGCGACGCCGACCTGCTCAGCACCACCTCGGACAGATTCGCGGCAATGGGAGCGAGCGCCCTGGCCGCCGATGCGGCAGCCCAGGCGTCCCTTGAGTACGGCCATACAGGTGAACGGGGCAAGCAGTTGGAGTCGGCGACGCGGGCCCGGCGGTTGGCCGGACAGGGCGACATTCACACCCCCGCAGTCGAGGCGGTGAGTCAGCCGTTACCGATCACCGACCGTGAGCGCGAGATCGCTGCCCTGGTGGCCGCCGGCCTGTCCAACCGCAAGATCGCCGATCGGCTCTCCGTCTCGGTGCGTACGGTGGACGGGCATCTCTACCGGATATTCGCCAAACTCGGTATCGAGCGTCGAGACGAACTGGTCCGTCTGCTCAGCCGGCCCCAAGCGGGAACCTGA
- a CDS encoding class I SAM-dependent methyltransferase yields the protein MSVEDFPLSSLDRARATKEAMVRRFHTRAQISGDIRLPAVPSMLDEYVKMCTDVFTGLGKPFSDEELERLREVLQGQLAEAYSHSVRSHIIISYNAPVGPTLNYTVRAQWSSVAQAYEAWLNERKPPLFGTEPDARVWHLAGEAADPASHRVLEIGGGTGRNALALARRGHPVDVVEMTPKFAEMLVADAQAESLDVRVIVRDVFSHADDLRDDYQLMVLSEVLTDFRSTEEVRKLFELAARCLAPGGRLVFNSFLAHEGFEPDSAAREFCQQVYSGLFTRAEMAAASAGLPLVLRSDESVYEYEKAHLPEGAWPPTHWYIDWASGLDAFRTTREESPMELRWLIYERTH from the coding sequence ATGTCTGTGGAAGATTTTCCGTTGAGTTCGCTTGATCGCGCCCGGGCCACCAAAGAAGCCATGGTGCGGCGATTTCATACCCGCGCCCAGATCAGCGGTGACATCCGGCTTCCGGCCGTGCCGAGCATGCTCGACGAATACGTGAAGATGTGCACGGACGTCTTCACCGGCCTGGGTAAGCCCTTCAGCGACGAGGAGCTTGAGCGCCTCCGGGAGGTGCTGCAGGGCCAACTCGCCGAGGCGTACTCACACTCGGTGCGTTCGCACATCATCATCTCCTACAACGCCCCGGTCGGCCCGACGCTGAACTACACGGTGCGGGCTCAGTGGAGTTCGGTCGCCCAGGCGTACGAAGCCTGGTTGAACGAGCGCAAGCCGCCGTTGTTCGGCACCGAGCCCGACGCACGGGTATGGCACCTGGCCGGCGAGGCCGCTGATCCGGCCAGTCACCGGGTGCTCGAAATCGGTGGTGGCACCGGCCGTAACGCCCTGGCGCTGGCGCGCCGCGGGCATCCGGTCGATGTGGTGGAGATGACCCCGAAATTCGCCGAGATGCTCGTCGCCGACGCGCAGGCCGAGTCCCTGGACGTCCGCGTCATCGTGCGTGACGTGTTCTCGCACGCCGACGATCTCCGCGACGACTACCAGCTGATGGTGCTCTCTGAGGTGTTGACCGACTTCCGGTCCACCGAGGAAGTGCGCAAGCTGTTCGAGTTGGCCGCCCGTTGCCTGGCCCCCGGCGGGCGCCTGGTGTTCAACAGCTTTCTGGCCCACGAGGGCTTCGAGCCCGACAGCGCGGCCCGGGAGTTCTGCCAGCAGGTCTACTCGGGTCTGTTCACTCGTGCCGAGATGGCTGCCGCGTCGGCCGGCCTACCGCTTGTGCTGCGTTCCGACGAGTCCGTCTACGAATACGAGAAGGCTCATCTTCCCGAGGGCGCCTGGCCGCCCACGCACTGGTACATCGACTGGGCCAGCGGACTCGACGCGTTCCGCACCACCCGTGAAGAGTCCCCGATGGAACTGCGCTGGCTGATCTACGAGCGGACGCACTGA